One window from the genome of Rhodopirellula halodulae encodes:
- a CDS encoding S41 family peptidase: MLPRNLTLLCTVMVISFACYLMHLRTRTAMMVGEALEMIDRFYVEPVDRRELLTSAMGGMTSKLDQHSEYIPPVSYQAFQDTIQQEFAGIGIFVDQPEEGSPVRVITPLVGSPALQAGLLPGDQIIEVDGEYVGDMDIRSVSERLRGPIGTTVRLLVRRGEDDEKLTVQRDTIQLESVIGDHRDEEDRWVYRLKQHPDIVYARMTSFGDKTVNELRAVLSRLMPEPDVSGLILDLRGNGGGLLTAAVDVCDMFLSRGKIVSTKTRGGVIEEEVYATEGILVPANLPVAILIDEHSASASEIVAAALQDHQRATIVGMRSYGKGTVQNILPLEYGRSALRLTVAKYYRPSDRNIHRGIDDTEEDEWGVSPDEGMEAEIAEEDLPRLAKFWEEASYPSLKLSSANAIESSASTDRSSSVDSENGEADREKSVDGEAENTPIRSAWDLDAPLRKAVEAIRSSDQETPVAAAA; encoded by the coding sequence ATGCTCCCGCGAAATCTGACGTTGCTTTGCACCGTGATGGTCATCTCCTTTGCGTGCTACTTGATGCACCTGCGGACACGGACCGCGATGATGGTTGGCGAAGCGTTGGAGATGATCGATCGCTTTTACGTGGAACCAGTGGATCGACGGGAATTGCTGACTTCCGCGATGGGCGGAATGACCTCCAAGTTGGATCAGCATAGCGAATACATTCCGCCGGTCAGCTACCAAGCCTTTCAGGACACGATCCAACAAGAATTCGCGGGGATCGGCATCTTTGTCGATCAACCCGAAGAAGGCTCGCCCGTTCGTGTGATCACTCCCTTGGTCGGTTCACCCGCACTGCAAGCCGGTTTGTTGCCCGGGGACCAAATCATTGAGGTGGACGGGGAGTATGTCGGCGACATGGACATTCGGTCGGTCAGTGAACGATTGCGAGGCCCCATTGGCACCACGGTTCGATTGTTGGTGCGTCGCGGGGAAGATGATGAGAAGCTGACGGTGCAGCGAGACACCATTCAATTGGAATCGGTGATCGGGGATCATCGCGATGAGGAAGATCGCTGGGTGTATCGTCTGAAGCAACATCCGGACATCGTGTACGCGCGGATGACCAGCTTCGGTGACAAGACCGTCAACGAGCTTCGTGCGGTGCTGTCGCGATTGATGCCCGAGCCCGATGTGTCGGGGTTGATCTTGGATCTGCGTGGCAACGGTGGCGGTTTGCTGACGGCCGCCGTTGACGTGTGCGACATGTTTCTCAGTCGCGGCAAAATCGTGAGTACGAAGACTCGCGGTGGCGTCATTGAAGAGGAGGTGTATGCGACCGAAGGAATATTGGTTCCCGCGAATTTGCCGGTGGCAATTTTGATTGACGAACATTCGGCGAGTGCCAGTGAGATCGTTGCGGCGGCTCTGCAAGATCACCAACGGGCGACCATTGTTGGGATGCGGAGCTATGGCAAAGGCACCGTTCAAAACATCCTGCCGTTGGAATACGGTCGCAGTGCATTGCGATTGACGGTCGCGAAGTATTACCGACCGAGTGATCGAAATATTCATCGCGGAATCGACGACACGGAAGAAGACGAGTGGGGCGTTTCCCCAGACGAAGGAATGGAAGCGGAAATCGCGGAAGAGGATTTACCGCGCTTGGCCAAGTTCTGGGAGGAAGCCTCTTACCCGTCTTTGAAACTTTCCAGTGCCAATGCAATTGAATCTTCCGCATCGACCGATCGTTCGTCGAGCGTTGACTCCGAAAACGGTGAGGCCGACCGCGAAAAATCGGTGGATGGTGAGGCTGAAAACACACCCATTCGATCTGCCTGGGACTTGGACGCACCGCTTCGCAAGGCGGTGGAGGCGATTCGCTCGTCGGATCAGGAAACTCCCGTTGCCGCAGCTGCGTAG
- a CDS encoding heavy-metal-associated domain-containing protein produces the protein MKSIVYVVAALAAVGIMVAISSSPKDGPVESAEPATAVVATPEVMAEAGSLTLEVPEMHCQFACFPRVQETLQKNDAVSEVVLVDQPDPNALTVKKVVVKYDSGFDVTAALADLHKEGFSSAQKVQ, from the coding sequence ATGAAATCGATTGTTTACGTCGTTGCTGCTTTGGCTGCTGTTGGAATCATGGTTGCGATTTCCTCGTCACCAAAGGACGGACCGGTTGAATCGGCCGAACCCGCAACCGCCGTCGTGGCGACGCCGGAAGTGATGGCCGAAGCGGGCTCGCTGACGTTGGAAGTGCCTGAAATGCACTGCCAATTCGCTTGTTTCCCGCGAGTCCAGGAAACCTTGCAGAAAAACGATGCCGTCAGCGAAGTGGTTTTGGTCGACCAGCCCGACCCCAATGCGTTGACCGTCAAGAAAGTCGTCGTCAAGTACGATTCGGGTTTCGATGTGACCGCGGCCCTGGCGGATCTCCACAAAGAAGGTTTCTCATCCGCACAAAAGGTTCAGTAG
- a CDS encoding sirohydrochlorin chelatase, producing the protein MSESPSSARNADSETSFHADVNAESKTGEVCGVLLVGHGTRDPRGTEEFFQLGEKLAERMSHRFAMRSIVQPCLLEFQSPTIEEGWRNLIDAGAGRIVIAPLLLFAAGHAKSDIPDEIRRVAEITGTLDRISGFSRPLSRQSELIRLVRNRLVESLGINQPSNDPKLEKRTAVVMVGRGSLDPCASSDMRLLTEVALRGKPVIDEIENRSAAGLSLADAASLSSESVATTFYAMAEPRLPDTLRRIGKSGRFDRIIVQPHLLFSGRLYDAIVRQTEEAGDEFDEIEFVVSRYLGPVKEVADAILARVEEVVNHRVQIV; encoded by the coding sequence GTGAGTGAGTCACCGTCTTCCGCAAGGAACGCTGATAGTGAAACGTCCTTTCATGCGGACGTAAACGCGGAATCAAAGACCGGCGAAGTTTGTGGCGTACTTTTGGTCGGGCATGGGACTCGCGACCCACGTGGGACGGAAGAGTTTTTCCAACTTGGCGAGAAGCTTGCCGAGCGGATGTCCCACCGCTTCGCAATGCGATCGATCGTCCAACCTTGTTTGTTGGAGTTTCAATCGCCCACGATCGAAGAAGGTTGGCGAAATCTGATCGATGCGGGAGCGGGCCGCATCGTCATCGCGCCTTTGCTTTTGTTCGCTGCGGGACATGCCAAATCCGATATCCCAGATGAGATTCGGCGAGTCGCGGAAATCACCGGCACGCTGGATCGGATTTCCGGATTCAGTCGGCCTTTGTCTCGGCAATCCGAACTGATTCGTTTGGTTCGCAATCGACTGGTCGAGTCATTGGGCATCAACCAGCCTTCCAATGATCCGAAGCTTGAGAAGCGAACCGCAGTGGTGATGGTTGGGCGTGGAAGCCTGGATCCGTGCGCGAGTTCGGACATGCGATTGCTGACGGAAGTTGCACTTCGCGGAAAACCGGTGATCGACGAAATTGAGAATCGTTCGGCCGCTGGTCTGTCTTTGGCAGATGCGGCGTCGCTTTCCTCGGAGAGCGTGGCGACGACGTTTTACGCGATGGCTGAACCTCGTTTGCCTGATACGTTGCGACGCATCGGAAAGAGTGGCCGTTTTGACCGGATCATCGTGCAGCCTCACCTGTTGTTTTCAGGGCGGCTCTACGATGCCATCGTGCGTCAAACGGAAGAGGCCGGGGATGAATTCGACGAAATCGAATTCGTCGTTTCGCGGTATCTGGGGCCGGTGAAAGAGGTCGCGGACGCGATTTTGGCTCGCGTCGAAGAGGTGGTGAATCACCGCGTTCAAATCGTTTGA
- a CDS encoding sugar phosphate isomerase/epimerase family protein, protein MTFADNQSFQHQKARSTCKEGSRRRWLKQTTLAGLAAGTAGGLLKPDQLASQEVESNGADSKRRPNPIAVSTYSYWRYREDSKLTIEECIDLAADAGFDAVEVLHVQMTDESPAALQRIKQRAFRNGLSLCGMSTHQSFVSPDAAERQKNIDHTIHCIELAYAMGIPTIRVNTGRWGTSGSFDELMANKGIEPTLEGYTDEQGFGWVRDGFEKCLATAEKCGVVMGLENHWGLGRTADGVLRVIREVDSPWLRATLDTGNFLEDQYEQYQKLAPEAVFVQAKTYFGGGTWYSLEIDYDRVAKTLRSVDYRGYICLEFEGSEAHETAIPKSLAMLREAFA, encoded by the coding sequence ATGACATTCGCCGACAACCAATCATTCCAACACCAAAAAGCACGTTCCACATGTAAGGAGGGCAGCCGTCGCCGCTGGCTGAAGCAAACCACACTGGCGGGGCTCGCTGCGGGGACCGCGGGTGGTTTGTTAAAACCGGATCAGCTTGCATCGCAAGAGGTGGAATCCAATGGGGCGGATTCGAAACGCCGTCCCAATCCAATCGCCGTATCGACCTATTCCTATTGGCGATATCGCGAGGACAGCAAGTTGACGATCGAGGAATGCATCGATTTGGCGGCTGATGCCGGTTTTGACGCGGTCGAGGTGCTGCACGTTCAAATGACCGATGAATCGCCCGCCGCCCTTCAGCGAATCAAGCAACGGGCGTTTCGCAATGGATTGAGCCTTTGCGGAATGTCGACTCATCAATCGTTCGTGTCTCCGGATGCGGCCGAGCGTCAAAAGAACATTGATCACACGATTCATTGCATCGAGCTCGCCTATGCGATGGGGATCCCGACCATCCGAGTGAATACGGGCCGCTGGGGGACCTCTGGCAGTTTCGATGAGTTGATGGCGAACAAGGGAATTGAACCAACGCTGGAGGGCTACACCGACGAACAAGGATTCGGCTGGGTGCGAGACGGGTTTGAGAAGTGTTTGGCGACGGCCGAAAAATGCGGGGTCGTCATGGGGCTGGAGAACCACTGGGGACTTGGGCGAACGGCGGACGGAGTCTTGCGTGTCATTCGTGAGGTGGATTCGCCCTGGTTGCGAGCGACCTTGGACACGGGCAATTTTCTGGAAGACCAGTACGAGCAGTATCAGAAACTGGCCCCTGAAGCCGTGTTCGTGCAGGCCAAAACCTACTTCGGTGGCGGCACCTGGTACTCGCTTGAGATCGACTACGATCGAGTCGCGAAAACCCTTCGTTCGGTCGACTACCGCGGTTACATCTGCCTGGAATTCGAAGGCAGCGAGGCTCACGAAACCGCGATTCCCAAGAGCCTCGCCATGCTGCGTGAGGCGTTCGCCTAG
- a CDS encoding DUF4190 domain-containing protein encodes MSAEVQFTGAADAAEFPYKAINRGSIASLVFLGLALPGLMGTFSPMLVLAVPGILAAIVALRAIRRYPDEYSGAGVAKFGLVGCLLLFVGGIGFHTYTYLTEVPDGYERVAFYKLQAEPNGPDQPTEDALSIDGDAIFLKGYIHPSSGSGMLRQFVLVPDLGTCCFGGDPRSSDMIEVTLPPGESVRAGLTKRKLAGTFRVNRIPQSKDDFKNSMFYKIRVDQYE; translated from the coding sequence ATGTCCGCTGAAGTTCAGTTTACAGGGGCCGCTGACGCTGCTGAATTTCCATACAAAGCAATCAATCGCGGTTCGATCGCATCGTTGGTGTTTTTGGGGCTCGCCCTGCCAGGGCTGATGGGGACCTTTTCCCCCATGTTGGTGCTGGCCGTTCCCGGCATTTTGGCCGCAATTGTGGCTCTGCGAGCCATTCGTCGATATCCCGACGAGTACAGCGGGGCGGGAGTCGCGAAATTTGGGTTGGTCGGATGTTTGCTGCTGTTCGTTGGCGGCATCGGGTTCCACACCTACACTTACTTGACTGAAGTCCCCGACGGGTACGAACGCGTTGCGTTTTACAAGTTGCAAGCGGAGCCCAACGGACCGGATCAGCCGACAGAAGACGCCTTGTCCATCGACGGCGATGCTATTTTCTTGAAGGGGTACATTCACCCCAGCAGCGGAAGTGGAATGCTCCGGCAATTTGTGCTGGTTCCAGATTTGGGAACCTGCTGTTTTGGCGGAGATCCGCGCAGCAGCGACATGATTGAGGTGACGCTTCCGCCAGGCGAATCGGTGCGAGCCGGTTTGACCAAACGCAAGTTGGCCGGAACCTTCCGAGTCAACCGAATTCCACAGTCGAAGGACGACTTCAAGAATTCGATGTTCTACAAAATCCGAGTCGACCAATACGAATGA
- a CDS encoding DUF3299 domain-containing protein, with translation MKTQLPTTRAAIAWMLMLGSAGGAFSTLAVSADEASQETTQEERTATARSIIEQRRAAMRGDANGREKVEIRKSSPADLAKGDITFDDLTFEIQKGEVFDKEKLTKEIKFLDGRNVRLRGYMLPSTLYKETDIDQFVLVRDNQECCFGPGAALFDCVMIEMQPGRTTDFVPRPVTVEGKFVLDTKTYRYPGGKGPDGASHLAIFRIEGLRVR, from the coding sequence ATGAAAACTCAATTGCCAACCACACGTGCGGCAATCGCGTGGATGCTGATGCTCGGATCTGCGGGAGGAGCATTTTCGACTCTGGCGGTTTCGGCTGATGAAGCTTCGCAAGAGACGACGCAGGAAGAGCGTACCGCAACGGCGCGTTCGATCATCGAACAACGCCGCGCCGCGATGCGAGGTGATGCGAACGGACGCGAGAAAGTCGAAATTCGCAAAAGCAGCCCGGCTGATCTGGCCAAAGGCGACATCACGTTTGACGACTTAACGTTTGAAATTCAGAAGGGCGAGGTTTTCGACAAAGAAAAGTTGACCAAGGAAATCAAATTCCTGGATGGTCGCAACGTTCGCCTGCGTGGCTACATGCTGCCAAGCACGTTGTACAAAGAAACAGACATCGATCAGTTTGTACTGGTACGTGACAACCAGGAATGCTGTTTTGGTCCCGGGGCCGCGTTGTTTGACTGCGTCATGATCGAGATGCAGCCGGGGCGCACAACGGACTTTGTTCCACGTCCGGTTACGGTGGAAGGAAAGTTTGTTTTGGATACCAAGACGTACCGCTACCCCGGCGGAAAAGGCCCTGACGGTGCATCGCACTTGGCAATTTTCCGCATTGAAGGGCTGCGTGTTCGATGA
- the pepT gene encoding peptidase T, with translation MIQTDRLLERFLRYVKINTAADPQSAAYPSSERQRELASLLAEELRAMGLDDVSMDEHAVVIATVPATVEGNLPTVALVAHMDTSPEAPSESVNPQVVQSYPGGDLPLPHGNSITVDGCPDLKDMVGQTLVTTDGSTLLGGDDKAGVAIIMELAQTLVENPSLAHGPVRVVMTCDEEVGRGTEKLDLERLDATVAYTIDGGGHGVIDVETFSADAMTLIFQGHNIHPAIAKGRMVNSLRAASDFAASLPRDNQTPETTDGREGFIHLHDIVGGVGQTRVELILRSFDSEQLDTYSETVTKLAHDAVAAWPGMKVDITRRRQYRNLGDGLAKLPESISLAEEAFTKIGVDSKQAIIRGGTDGSQLTEMGLPTPNLSSGQHNIHSVLEFANLDEMVLATKHLVELLQLWSEKRC, from the coding sequence ATGATTCAGACGGATCGATTGCTCGAGCGTTTCCTACGTTACGTCAAAATCAATACAGCAGCGGATCCGCAATCCGCAGCCTACCCCAGTTCAGAACGACAACGCGAATTGGCAAGTTTGTTGGCCGAAGAACTGCGTGCGATGGGTTTGGACGATGTCTCGATGGATGAACACGCGGTCGTCATCGCGACGGTGCCGGCAACGGTCGAAGGGAATCTGCCCACGGTCGCCTTGGTAGCTCACATGGATACCTCGCCCGAGGCACCCAGTGAATCGGTCAATCCTCAGGTCGTGCAATCTTACCCGGGAGGCGATTTGCCGTTGCCGCACGGGAACTCGATCACCGTGGACGGCTGTCCCGATTTGAAGGACATGGTCGGACAAACGTTGGTGACGACGGATGGTTCAACGCTGCTAGGTGGTGACGACAAAGCCGGTGTCGCGATCATCATGGAATTGGCGCAAACGCTGGTCGAGAATCCATCGCTCGCGCACGGTCCGGTTCGCGTGGTGATGACCTGCGACGAGGAAGTGGGACGTGGAACCGAAAAGCTTGATTTGGAGCGACTCGACGCGACGGTGGCTTACACGATTGATGGGGGCGGGCATGGTGTGATCGATGTCGAAACCTTTTCGGCCGATGCCATGACGTTGATTTTTCAAGGTCACAACATTCATCCCGCCATCGCAAAGGGGCGGATGGTTAACTCGCTTCGTGCCGCGAGTGATTTCGCGGCGTCACTTCCGCGGGACAATCAGACTCCGGAAACCACAGACGGGCGTGAAGGATTCATTCACTTGCACGATATCGTCGGCGGTGTGGGGCAAACTCGCGTGGAGTTGATTCTTCGGTCCTTTGATAGCGAGCAATTGGACACCTATTCCGAGACCGTCACCAAACTGGCTCACGATGCGGTGGCCGCGTGGCCTGGAATGAAAGTGGACATCACCCGGCGTCGGCAATATCGCAACCTAGGTGATGGATTGGCGAAGTTGCCAGAATCGATCTCGTTGGCGGAAGAGGCGTTCACGAAGATCGGTGTTGATTCGAAACAAGCGATCATTCGCGGCGGGACGGACGGAAGCCAACTGACCGAGATGGGGCTGCCGACTCCTAATCTTTCTAGCGGGCAACACAACATCCACAGCGTGTTGGAATTCGCGAATTTGGATGAGATGGTTTTGGCGACGAAGCATTTGGTCGAACTGCTGCAACTGTGGAGCGAGAAACGTTGCTGA
- a CDS encoding esterase/lipase family protein, translated as MNFLQRTSLYAKTTIKKWLTSQKTRRVAVAGALTVFGIAGLHRWTGFSTSTTMAQNINVPLPTMGGAQLWTDHLHRRGYRIQQNALTKHWRLLDPKNVRRAWGSRSDVQTALDAIEPAAPAPSDRPVVVLLHGLMRTDHCMKSLESQFHDAGFDQTIRFGYASTRGSLAESATALREVLESQSPEAEFAFVGHSMGNIVTRHLIGDLQANGDPKNLLPRFRSMVMLGPPNHGAAIARRLGPTGVFGLVAGPGAMELGSRWVEVESKLATPDFPFAIVAGNVKTPVANPLVDGKGDFVVSLEEAKLNGAETVHEVPVLHSFLMDEPDVQSWTIHFVEQH; from the coding sequence ATGAATTTCCTTCAACGAACTTCGCTGTACGCTAAAACAACGATCAAAAAGTGGTTGACGAGTCAAAAGACTCGCCGAGTCGCAGTGGCCGGTGCACTGACGGTGTTCGGGATTGCTGGGCTGCATCGATGGACCGGATTTTCTACGAGCACGACCATGGCACAGAACATCAACGTCCCGCTTCCCACCATGGGTGGGGCTCAGCTTTGGACCGATCACTTGCACCGTCGAGGATACCGAATTCAACAAAACGCACTGACCAAGCACTGGCGACTGTTGGACCCAAAGAATGTCCGCCGAGCTTGGGGAAGCCGCAGCGACGTGCAAACCGCCCTCGACGCGATTGAACCCGCCGCTCCCGCCCCGAGCGATCGGCCCGTGGTTGTTCTGCTGCACGGATTGATGCGAACGGACCACTGCATGAAGTCACTGGAATCTCAATTCCATGACGCTGGCTTCGACCAGACCATCCGATTTGGTTACGCCAGCACTCGTGGATCGCTCGCCGAGTCAGCAACAGCACTGAGAGAAGTCCTCGAGAGCCAATCCCCCGAAGCCGAATTCGCCTTTGTAGGTCACAGCATGGGCAACATCGTGACGCGTCATCTGATCGGCGATCTGCAAGCCAATGGAGACCCTAAGAACTTGCTGCCGCGATTTCGCTCGATGGTCATGCTTGGGCCACCCAACCACGGCGCCGCCATTGCTCGTCGCTTGGGACCAACCGGTGTGTTCGGCTTGGTGGCCGGCCCTGGAGCCATGGAATTGGGTTCACGCTGGGTGGAAGTCGAATCCAAATTGGCAACGCCCGACTTTCCATTCGCGATCGTGGCGGGCAACGTGAAAACACCGGTCGCGAATCCGTTGGTGGATGGCAAGGGCGACTTTGTTGTCAGCTTGGAAGAAGCCAAGCTCAACGGTGCCGAAACGGTTCACGAAGTCCCTGTGCTCCACTCGTTCTTGATGGATGAACCGGACGTCCAATCGTGGACGATCCATTTCGTCGAGCAACACTGA
- a CDS encoding trypsin-like peptidase domain-containing protein, with amino-acid sequence MRLISTTNAHFCCSSRMQNDPIASEQSQLVRQRLKDEWLSRFTTRVLLLCCILPLFSPAAFTQDPTASQYQRTLAKAVRKIASETLNSVVTIEVIGVMQADGEVRQDAPTSGVVVDADGHILASSWVTKSNSASIIVIAPDGQRYPASIVARDEHRDLVLLKVAATDASWTPVTFANSEPTEDRIGETLIAVARYGESNTPMVSTGILSATGRLDGTSLQTDARISPAFYGGPLLDLKGRFRGVVIPAVGEGGAEDPTAWYDSGIAFAVPSSIISTKLDRLKNGETIQPGVLGFVIAGSDPYADGTRLSVVRKRSPADKAGLRVGDVLKSIGGKPVRRRQEIKLALGPFDAGEEITIEYEREGEVQTTQATMIASIPPLQPQFIGLLATEKAAADEIPEASTADSDSEPSSVSTVEVVVTGTLKGSPADGIFQTNDTLLEMDGSAINDLSTLRQRVWASEPDQPINFQLLREGETKTVDVKPILLDGSLTRLQLEKQTSDATETWETETLQLPDITNAAALWFPKRTVDADAADSSENAAVPLAVLLVPPKDRDPAKILESWKEITRQRSVAVCVICSESDEQWRPTEIDAISKLTAASLKRFDSNASSVALIGGGAFTMSEEDNPADSMALAASLSTENVFAGVAISNQTQPPAVRLRKDGPPRLLRVLIPLPPEAEVPFWAETLRRIGCPLQTSPTLNRELCLQWTRSLLAM; translated from the coding sequence ATGAGATTGATTTCCACAACCAACGCACATTTCTGTTGTTCATCTCGCATGCAGAACGATCCCATCGCCTCTGAGCAATCTCAGCTTGTTCGCCAGCGATTGAAAGACGAGTGGCTCAGCCGCTTTACAACGAGAGTGCTACTCCTATGCTGCATTTTGCCGCTGTTTTCCCCTGCCGCGTTCACGCAAGATCCAACCGCGTCTCAGTACCAACGCACTCTCGCGAAAGCGGTCCGGAAAATCGCGAGCGAAACGCTGAACTCGGTCGTGACCATTGAGGTAATCGGCGTGATGCAGGCTGATGGAGAAGTCCGTCAAGACGCCCCGACGTCCGGCGTCGTGGTCGATGCGGATGGACACATCCTTGCCTCGTCGTGGGTGACGAAGAGCAATTCTGCCAGCATCATCGTGATCGCTCCGGATGGACAACGTTACCCAGCTTCGATTGTCGCGCGAGATGAACACCGTGACCTCGTGCTGCTGAAAGTTGCAGCAACGGATGCGTCGTGGACACCTGTAACTTTCGCGAATTCCGAACCGACCGAAGATCGCATTGGCGAGACTTTGATCGCCGTTGCCAGATACGGCGAGTCGAACACGCCGATGGTCAGCACGGGAATTCTGTCTGCCACCGGTCGTTTGGACGGCACGTCGCTGCAAACGGACGCCAGGATTTCACCAGCCTTCTACGGCGGTCCACTGTTGGACTTGAAAGGGCGATTCCGCGGCGTAGTGATTCCGGCGGTCGGCGAAGGCGGGGCGGAAGACCCAACGGCTTGGTACGACTCGGGCATCGCTTTCGCAGTTCCCAGCAGCATCATTTCAACGAAACTCGATCGATTGAAAAACGGTGAAACGATCCAGCCCGGAGTCCTCGGCTTCGTGATCGCAGGTTCCGATCCGTACGCCGACGGAACCCGGCTCAGCGTTGTCCGCAAACGTTCGCCTGCTGACAAAGCCGGTTTGCGGGTTGGCGATGTGTTGAAGAGTATCGGTGGAAAGCCCGTCCGCCGTCGTCAAGAAATCAAACTGGCACTTGGTCCCTTTGATGCCGGCGAAGAGATCACGATTGAATATGAACGTGAGGGCGAAGTCCAAACGACGCAAGCCACCATGATCGCTTCGATTCCTCCGCTGCAGCCTCAGTTCATTGGCTTGCTGGCGACCGAAAAGGCCGCCGCTGACGAGATTCCCGAAGCTTCGACCGCCGACTCCGATTCGGAACCTAGTAGCGTGAGTACGGTCGAGGTCGTCGTGACCGGAACGCTAAAGGGATCTCCGGCCGATGGAATTTTCCAAACGAACGACACCTTGCTCGAGATGGATGGATCCGCGATCAACGACCTCAGCACGCTCCGTCAACGTGTGTGGGCGTCAGAGCCTGACCAACCAATCAACTTCCAACTTCTTCGCGAAGGCGAAACCAAGACGGTCGATGTAAAACCAATCTTGCTCGACGGATCCTTGACACGGCTGCAACTGGAAAAGCAGACCTCCGATGCGACCGAAACCTGGGAGACAGAAACGCTGCAGCTGCCCGACATCACCAACGCAGCTGCACTCTGGTTCCCGAAACGAACCGTTGACGCCGACGCGGCTGACTCGTCCGAAAACGCCGCCGTGCCTTTGGCGGTTTTGTTGGTGCCACCCAAAGATCGCGATCCGGCCAAAATACTCGAATCATGGAAAGAAATCACTCGCCAGAGATCCGTCGCGGTTTGCGTGATCTGCAGTGAATCGGATGAACAATGGCGTCCGACCGAGATCGATGCGATTTCCAAACTAACCGCCGCTTCGTTGAAGCGTTTTGATTCCAATGCCTCTTCCGTTGCCCTGATTGGTGGTGGTGCCTTCACGATGTCAGAGGAAGACAACCCCGCCGACTCAATGGCATTAGCAGCATCGCTTTCGACCGAAAATGTCTTTGCCGGTGTCGCCATTTCCAACCAAACGCAACCTCCCGCAGTTCGGCTTCGCAAAGATGGTCCCCCGCGTTTACTCCGCGTGCTGATTCCACTTCCACCGGAAGCGGAGGTCCCGTTCTGGGCAGAAACGCTTCGTCGGATCGGATGCCCGCTGCAAACCAGCCCCACCTTGAACCGCGAATTGTGCCTCCAATGGACGCGTTCACTGTTGGCGATGTAG
- a CDS encoding S1C family serine protease: MVFLLIALQCHVTAHAQPSMARPSDQVQPKMVKIYGAGGLSGLEAYQSGFLVSPAGHIATAWSYVLDVDPVVILHDGRRFESTIVGFEPSLELAVLKVEADGLPFFTFSDQEDLNWGDPVLAVSNLFGIATGNETASVMQGRVAARTNLDARRGTFQTPYRGEVLLLDLVANNPGAAGGALVDPNGAILGMLGKELRDRKTGVWLNYAIPASVLKKPIGDIIAGRKTTLPDESDPLLAREKSHSPDSLGIGLIPDVLENTPAYIDFIQTGSSASKVDLRPDDLIVLINGRRVAHQRALRDQLRRIDRRDSVTLIVQRGNEILERVVRP, translated from the coding sequence ATGGTTTTCTTGCTGATTGCGTTGCAATGTCACGTCACGGCTCATGCTCAGCCGTCAATGGCAAGACCCTCGGACCAAGTTCAACCGAAGATGGTCAAGATCTACGGGGCGGGCGGGTTGTCCGGCTTGGAAGCCTACCAAAGTGGCTTTCTGGTTTCCCCCGCGGGCCACATCGCGACCGCATGGAGCTACGTCTTGGACGTGGATCCTGTGGTGATACTGCACGATGGACGCAGATTTGAATCAACCATTGTCGGATTCGAACCTTCACTGGAGTTGGCAGTGCTGAAAGTGGAGGCCGATGGGCTGCCTTTCTTCACGTTTTCTGACCAGGAAGATCTGAATTGGGGTGATCCCGTTTTGGCGGTGAGCAACCTCTTCGGTATCGCCACTGGCAATGAAACCGCAAGCGTCATGCAGGGGCGTGTCGCGGCAAGAACGAACTTGGATGCTCGACGAGGCACCTTCCAAACGCCATATCGCGGAGAAGTCTTGCTGCTCGATCTGGTGGCCAACAACCCTGGTGCCGCGGGCGGCGCGTTGGTCGATCCCAACGGAGCGATCTTGGGGATGTTAGGCAAAGAACTGCGAGACCGAAAAACCGGCGTCTGGTTGAACTACGCCATCCCGGCGAGCGTTCTCAAAAAACCCATCGGTGACATCATTGCTGGGCGGAAAACCACCTTGCCTGACGAGAGTGATCCACTGCTTGCTCGGGAGAAATCTCATTCGCCGGACAGTTTGGGGATTGGACTCATTCCCGATGTCCTTGAAAACACACCCGCGTACATTGACTTCATTCAGACCGGTTCATCGGCATCCAAAGTGGACCTGCGTCCCGATGACTTGATCGTTTTGATCAATGGACGAAGAGTCGCTCATCAACGTGCACTTCGTGACCAACTTCGGCGAATTGATCGACGCGATTCTGTCACGCTCATCGTGCAACGCGGTAATGAGATCCTTGAGCGAGTGGTGCGACCATGA